The sequence AACATTCTCCTAACAAAGTGTCTCATTTCTTGATAAGAGACTCTTAAATTCTTGCAGATCgtcattttattaaattttctatttgttTTGAGCTTAATActctattattaaataatttgttttaaagtcttatttttcataaaaaaaagttgaaaataaatgttatttatttgtttaattgtttatttgCATTCTACCAGAAGCAAAAGAGTTTTAATATTCAGTACTGATAAACAAGGGATTAACTGTTTCTACTAGTAAATGTCACTCTCATAATCAAGCTTCACTCTTCTAATCTTCTTCAATCTTCACCCTTACCATTTCATATATCTAAAATTTCCTTCTTACTTTCTTAAAAAATTTGGTTTTTACTAGTGTGGTTGAACTCTTGAAGAAATTCAATGCTTGTCTATGATTTTGTCACacctatttttaaatatctttaaTACAAGGGCccttattaataattaagaatTAATTCAACACATTAGTTGTTAGTATTGCTATTAATTGATTTGGATTCATGTTTGcccacttaattttttttatttctttcctcttttttttcattaaaaaatttaCTCTTCCTTAAAGAAATCTATTCATACTAAAATGAGACATAAAACTTGgtaattgtttttaatttaaatatatgaaaaagccATATTAGTTTgaacaaataaaaattgtagCTTTTCATGGAAGATTATTACAATGAAcacacattaaaaaaaaattgagaatattatttgttttacatAACTTATCAAAAAACAACATATATACTAAGTTCAAGTCAACTTTGAAATTAgcttattttcatttatttttttatcatgaCACTCTTTTAGGTTTGACCACTTAATACAGAATCTTCACCTTTCATTATCTTGACAATGCAAAATCCTTTGTCAAAACCAAAGACAACcctaaaagaaaaagtaatgTTAGTACATATATGATCACACAATAAAAGTAAGAAGATGAATAAATAATttggaaatttttaaaaataagcaAATAAGCTTAGTGATTTATTCCTTTGATGGATTCAACGGCCCAAACTCTTCCAAGATCATAATTAAAAGTATTTTCAAGCCTacaaatcaattaaaattaccaGAGTaagaattacataaaatatatatatatatatatatctttatataaatGAATATAAATAGTTTACTTATAAGTGAAAAATGCCATAAACGAGCAGTTCCATCCATAGAGACAGTGATTATTATAGAAAGCTCAGAAAGAACACAAAGTTCCaaactaatttattattaacGACCACAAAGattattaaaaaacataaattaagGACTATTCAGCAAAATTATAATGCTGAGTTTTTGTTTTCTGCTTTTAGTTTTTCGAAAATCTCTCTTTTtgtaaaaactactaaaactaattttgttacagttaaaaactaaaatttattgATTTACCAACCAATAAAAATACTTTTGGAGcttaaaaaatccaaaaataatttttaaaagccCGACCAACCAGGACCATTAATATCTTCTAACAAAATCATtacataatgaaaaaaatattaaagtaatATACATACCAAAATGGACAACAACACATCTAATGAAGTCTTTGTGTGCTTCAACCTCTATGATTTTctccattgtttcataattgtAAACACGAATGAATCCGTCATCAGAGCCAGTTACAATCTAAAGCACTGACTTGATTGGCATGTCCAGTCTGTTTATTTTGAGCAAATGCTGAAAAGTATAATGAAAGATAAACCGATTAGCAAGCACATGAAGCAAATATTGCAACCATCATTGCGACCTTGgtgtattatttataaaaaaataaagaatgatgCTTCTTGGTCTTCAAAGATTTggagaatgaaaaaaaaaaacagtacacAAATTCAGCAGGATattaagtatataattttaCATGTACTTCTTGAGAAAATTTTGGATATAGATTGGATTGATTTGATTTGTAATCgggtatataaaataaaaaacaagtttatggttataaatttaaaagaaaatcatgaaataaatattaaataaaaccgtgaactaaaaatttaaaaatcaattttatttatttgatcattAATTGTCGTTCTTTACTTTCTTagtttggtaatattttttagtttttttacatttaaaagtagtttttgtttttttttttttttttgtatttttacggaagTCCATATAGCagcatatataaaaattatcggAGCAATTCAAactgtaaattaaaaaatagtgtaTGAAGTAATTTCTCATGCTTTTGTACTTTTTGTTAAACATTCTCCTAACAAAGTGTCTCATTTCTTGATAAGAGACTCTTAAATTCTTGCAGATCgtcattttattaaattttctatttgttTTGAGCTTAATActctattattaaataatttgttttaaagtcttatttttcattaaaaaaaagttgaaaataaatgttatttatttgtttaattgtttatttgCATTCTACCAGAAGCAAAAGAGTTTTAATATTCAGTACTGATAAACAAGGGATTAACTGTTTCTACTAGTAAATGTCACTCTCATAATCAAGCTTCACTCTTCTAATCTTCTTCAATCTTCACCCTTACCATTTCATATATCTAAAATTTCCTTCTTACTTTCTTAAAAAATTTGGTTTTTACTAGTGTGGTTGAACTCTTGAAGAAATTCAATGCTTGTCTATGATTTTGTCACacctatttttaaatatctttaaTACAAGGGCccttattaataattaagaatTAATTCAACACATTAGTTGTTAGTATTGCTATTAATTGATTTGGATTCATGTTTGcccacttaatttttttttatttctttcctcttttttttcattaaaaaatttaCTCTTCCTTAAAGAAATCTATTCATACTAAAATGAGACATAAAACTTGgtaattgtttttaatttaaatatatgaaaaagccATATTAGTTTgaacaaataaaaattgtagCTTTTCATGGAAGATTATTACAATGAAcacacattaaaaaaaaattgagaatattatttgttttacatAACTTATCAAAAAACAACATATATACTAAGTTCAAGTCAACTTTGAAATTAgcttattttcatttattttttatcatGACACTCTTTTAGGTTTGACCACTTAATACAGAATCTTCACCTTTCATTATCTTGACAATGCAAAATCCTTTGTCAAAACCAAAGACAACcctaaaagaaaaagtaatgTTAGTACATATATGATCACACAATAAAAGTAAGAAGATGAATAAATAATttggaaatttttaaaaataagcaAATAAGCTTAGTGATTTATTCCTTTGATGGATTCAACGGCCCAAACTCTTCCAAGATCATAATTAAAAGTATTTTCAAGCCTacaaatcaattaaaattaccaGAGTaagaattacataaaatatatatatatatctttatataaatGAATATAAATAGTTTACTTATAAGTGAAAAATGCCATAAACGAGCAGTTCCATCCATAGAGACAGTGATTATTATAGAAAGCTCAGAAAGAACACAAAGTTCCaaactaatttattattaacGACCACAAAGattattaaaaaacataaattagGACTATTCAGCAAAATTATAATGCTGAGTTTTTGTTTTCTGCTTTTAGTTTTTCGAAAATCTCTCTTTTtgtaaaaactactaaaactaattttgttacagttaaaaactaaaatttattgATTTACCAACCAATAAAAATACTTTTGGAGcttaaaaaatccaaaaataatttttaaaagccCGACCAGCCAGGACCATTAATATCTTCTAACAAAATCATtacataatgaaaaataaagtaatatACATACCAAAATGGACAACAACACATCTAATGAAGTCTTTGTGTGCTTCAACCTCTATGATTTTCTCCATTGTTTTATAATTGTAAACGCGAATGAATCCGTCATCAGAGCCAGTTACAATCCAATTTTTGCTAGCTATGAACTTTGCTGATCTcactaaagaaaaaagaaaaattttattataactcATCACTTGGTTTGGAATGTGTATTAATGAATGTTATGTACTTGGTGAGTTTGTGACTTTGAaagatttttctaatttctgaAACAATGTGAGCAAAAAATGTTATTAattagaagaatgtttcaaaTGAAGGAAATTATTACATAAGTTTGGAAATTAGAGAATTGTCCATTTTTGGGCCCTTGCTTGGGATTGGTGGTTCCATAGAGTAACATTTCCACTATATAAACTTGTTAGAATCCTGaatgaattaaaaattaatataattaattacccaATAATTAGTATCAtattatttagtttaatttcaaagaactaaatttattttaccatggATGAGTTGGATGCACATCTACTGATTTGACTCTCTCAGAGTTTTGAGCAAATTCCAtctgatttaaaatataagaagaaatatcaataaataaattattaaaaatatttagtttatagaataaaatataaaacaacTGTAGTACCACCTCAAATTTCAGTGCTTGCTGATTTTCCTGAAAACAATATAGGACAATCACAATTTGTTAGCTCCAATTAAAAATTTTGGTAATGGCACCTAATCCTACAATGTAGACTCAATCCAAGCTAACAGAAACAGAAACACTTGAGCTGTTAGGCAGAAAATACAACTGGGAAAGTGAATTTCAGTTCAATTACTACATCAGAGAACATAAAAACACTTAATGCATAAGAAGAATAACCAAGGGAACACATTGTAAGCACCTTTCCACCAACACATTTgtaagaaaacaaaaaacaacctTTACTTCAATCCCACTGCCTAACACAAATATTGAATTAAACAATTCTCACCCATTTTAACATACTGTACTTTAAATTCAAGAACCAAACTTTCTGAAGTGACAACAAGTCACACCATGAAAAACTTATATGAGAGAGTCCTTTACACAAAAACAgcaaatttatatatacaaagtatatTTTGTggataaaattttcaaatattgttTTGATGAAAGAGCTACATTAAGCTAATTGGTACAAAAGTAATTATTTAgcagaataaataaataaaattataccgCATTTATAACAAAACCTTTCTGTTTGGTTCCCGGGAAATTTagggagagaaaaaaaaagaagaagaggaaaatAGTTATAAATTTTAGGCATTTAAAGAATACCCGAATTTTAGCTCAATTAAACATAACCCAGACATTCTTTGTCGGAAAAAACAAGAGCTGAAGAACAAGAAAGTGAAACAAAGAAAGGAGAAAACCGTACGAGCAACAGGTTGAAGAGCAGGAGAGAATTTGGTGAAGATGGGTCGGACAGGTTGAAA is a genomic window of Cannabis sativa cultivar Pink pepper isolate KNU-18-1 chromosome 9, ASM2916894v1, whole genome shotgun sequence containing:
- the LOC115722776 gene encoding uncharacterized protein LOC115722776 isoform X1, whose amino-acid sequence is MAASTRIPFPKADSSSSSIRVSLKTNGCGVSDLGFVTSELSGVKISKVDSFQPVRPIFTKFSPALQPVALRSAKFIASKNWIVTGSDDGFIRVYNYKTMEKIIEVEAHKDFIRCVVVHFGLKILLIMILEEFGPLNPSKE
- the LOC115722776 gene encoding coatomer subunit beta'-1-like isoform X2, whose product is MVAVFPTLGSSLRSSVESKSLKLTPFNLSDPSSPNSLLLFNLLLENQQALKFEMEFAQNSERVKSVDVHPTHPWILTSLYSGNVTLWNHQSQARAQKWTIL